TTACCTCCTTATTCCTCAAGCTGTAGATCAGTGGGTTCAGCATGGGGATGACTGTGGTGTAGAACACGGAGGCCACGTTCTCCTGGGCCAGGGAGTTGGCCGTGGAGGGCTTTAAGTACATGAATGCAGTGGATCCATAGAACAAGCCCACCGCTGCCAGGTGGGAGCTGCAGGTGCTgaaggctttggacctgccctctgTGGTGCTGATGTGAAGTATGTTGGAGAGGATCAAGGCGTAGGAAACTAGGACTGGTAAGCTGGTGGCTATGATGTTGAAGCCAGCCAAACAGAACAGTGTCATCTGAACATCAAAGGTGCTGGAGCAGGACAGCTTCATGAGGGGAAGGATTTCACAGAAATAGTGTCTGACAAGGAGCTCACAGTAGGAGAGTTTTAACATGAGGACAGTCCCTATTGTTGAGTCAATGAGCCCAGCGGCATAAACCACAGCCACCAGCAAGGAGCAGACTTGATGAGACATGATGATGTTGTAAAGCAAAGGTCTGCAGATTgcgacatagcggtcataggccatcactgtTAACATATAACCCTCAGCAACGACAAACACAAGGAAGAAGGAGAGCTGTGACATGCACCCCGCATAGGAGATGACGTTCTTCTCTGACACAAAGTTCACCAGCATTTTAGGAGTAATGACAGAAGAGTAGCAGAGGTCCACGAGGGACAGGTTGCTGAGGAAgtagtacatgggggtgtgcagCTGAGCATTCAGCCAGATCAGTGTGAACATGCCCAGGTTCCCGACCACGGTGACCGAGTAGATggccaggaagaggaggaagaggggcagcTGGAGCTCTGGTCTGCTCGTGAGCCCCCCCAGGATGAACTCTGTCACCGCAGAGTGATTTTGTGCAGCCATCTGCTTTCTTGGTTTTGGAGCCCTGTGGGGATGAGAGAGGAGAACCCCATGGAAGCCTGCCCCTTCATGTGTTTGGAGAAGCTAGTTCTGAGCTTTTGGGACCAGCTGAGTGATCCTGGGCTCCTAGCTGATGCATCTATCCCTCATCCTGCTATATTGGGAGGAAGGTCAACCTCTGGTTATTTCAGATTGTGATGTTCTCATGTGATTAAGAGAAGTAAGGGGGGAATCTCATGTGATTTCAGATTGTGATGTTCAGATGTGATTAAGAGAAATAAGGAGGTATGATACGGAACTTTTGCCACTTTTATGTTTTTCAGATATCCTGCAGTTCCTGGACCACAGCATCAGCCTCTAGTGGAGATGTGAGAGATGCAAAGTCTCAGATTTCACCCAGGATCTACCAAATGAGGAAGCCTGAAGATGGAGCCTATCAATCTGGGCTTTACCTTCTCTCCAGGTGACGTGGATGCATGTCAATTTTAGAGAACTCTGCCCTATAGGTAACAAGCAGTGTATTCCATATTTTGTGTTTTGAGATGCATTTTGCTCAGAAATGAAATTTCCCTGTGTTCCATGCATTTCTTAAGTTGTCCCTGAATGTGCATGTGCAAATACCTATCTCAGATCATTGCAGTGTCAGTGTTATGTGTCAGTCACAGCTGCATCATTGATTGACATGTCAGTGTCTGTATCTGAAAGATGAAGAAGTCAGTAACATCAATTCCAATGGTGACTGTAAAAATAACATGGCATAATGcatattgagaaataattttcagTCACTGAGTTCCTATAAAAGTGAATTATCATTAGGCATTTGGaatttgttcttagtttttcaCTGGATTTGAGGCACTGATATAGTAGATCTTGACAATGATTTTACTATAATTTCCTGGATTGTTTAAAAAGTATTcatgtcttctctctcacttaccaactttacatttccctgcatggccccggaagatgactggttagccagagacgggtaagattcctcaagggaggaacaacctaagacaggcacagtcgcaggggggccatcaggtgagaaatcagggaacaacagtggtgaagcttagaacctcaccccacctctgttttgagagaaagcttctgcagccatggatgttttattgcccttgtctagctcagattagcacatagtctacaggcacacacctgatcatctacaattgctctcttacaacactaaactatgttttctaactttatctcgcatctacctaccacttcagcattttattaaaaataaaaataaaaataataataaagggagaaatgtgggatccacatataaatcaagtataaaaatcaaacgaatattcgtatttgacctgattgtttatagttcataatgcgtaatcaaaaccgaaagtttctgtgatgaatgcccttgtactgctcaccatgtaagaacttattcactatgtaagaattcattcaccatgtaagaacttgttcgttatgcttcagaagattggagactgatgagaattaggcttgagatggattaatgattgtgcattgagcattgacccccctatacagaattttattgttgttaacaaccatttgatcaataaatatgagagatgccctctcaaaaaaaaaaaagcattcatgTCTTAGTTTCACAACAGAGTATCTAATTTAATTGATTAGTGGTTCAACCTGGATACGGGCATTTAATACATGTCAGCGTAAGTGCTCAGTAGCTGGtgtcattattattttcagaTCATAGTACGGAACCATGGTCCCCTTATTACCCTATTGTCTAAGTGCTCAAATTATAGGTATGTCCCTGTGAAGCATAGATCAATATGGACTGATATTATTGAATATGATACTTCAAGAGGTCTTTCCTTGAGATATATTTCATAGGGGTAAAAACCTTAAAGAACTTATATAATGCTCTTTAAGATCAAACTCATCAACTCCTCCTAAAATTTTCGGTATGAGGAGAAATGTGTTCAGAGTTGGATTTTTATTGCCATTTTTGTGTTGAAAGTGAAGTGCCAGATACCACGTGCCTTCCCTGAGGCTTCCTAGTTCCTGGTGATCTGTCTCCACCTGTGCTGTCTCCTGATCATGAGCTTTTCCATCGGCCCCCGTGGGCAGCCTTACACATATGCACACCTGTGGCTCTGGGCAATGTAGTCGTTGAATGGGCTTTACATTCGATTCTTAGTTTGTTCACAGCTTATGAGAAGAATGAGAGATGCTATATTACTGTTCTCATTCTCAAGGTTACCTAAGTCCTACAGCTAGTAAGAGGCAGAAGTGGGCCTCAATCCTAGGACTTCTGGCCACTGTTTAGTTTTCACTAAAATATATTGTTGTAGCTTGTCTTTGTGCAGCACTTTACTACTGTTGAGTACACTTGATTTAAGAATTTTTGGAGATGGACAGATTCACTGCTAATTTCACGTGCATTTGCAAAATGTGGAAGACTATATACAGTCCCTGTAGAAAGTTAAGatacaaataagcaaaaacaaaaccacgATTTTCCCACTATTTGGAGACCAATTCTAATGGTGACTATCCCTCATTTTCTCTGCCTATTTGTGTTTACATGTTTAAGTGTGCATGtggtttttaaaagcattttgtcATATACTATTTCAGTGTAGTACTTTATAATACATTGTCTCAGTTTATTCCTATAATAACAGTACATCAGGCACTAAGTATTACTTTTTATTAGATGTAAGAGTCTTTAAATTATTAGGCTGTGGTATGAAGACAGAATAAGTATTGCGTTATAGACTTTACATGGTAAATTATTTGTGGTGAAGTGTTTAACTTCAGAATAGCTTGTATCAGGGTTAGCtaagttgaaaaaaattattcccCTTTCTTGCgaaggagaaaacaaatttcttttaGATAACTATAGATTAAAGAAAGCCTTACATATCCCCTTCTAtccatttttcaccttttaaaacaATAAGAGACATAGAAAATTCCTCCTGAATGTATTACCAGAAATACAATGTGCCTTACAAAGCGCTGTGGAGTGAATACCTTTCACTCAGTGCAGAGCAGATGGGCAAATCCTAGACAGcaatgatttaatttttactCCCATAATCACCTGATACAAACCAGGCAAACCTGATGCACATATTTGATGTCTGTTACTACAATGCTTACCTCTAATTTCATCAGACCACCAGAGGCTCAGGACTGCTGCTGATGGGAACACAATGCACAATCATACACAAAGATAAACATATGGGTGGAAATAGCTTGCATTAGAAACAGAAGTTcttggaagaaatattttttcttatacaaTTGCTTTAAATGTGTAATAAATACCTGAACTCAGGAAAACTGGAACACACCCTTCAAAAATTTTTTGGATGCATTGGTTTCAACAATCAGGAAATTATTGGCAGAAAATGAGGAAGCCAGACAGATTCTTAATAGAATTCAAAGAGGCCTGCACAGTCATGAGAAATGGATCACTGAGATTGGGACACTCTgggtctgattttatttttaggggCGGAACCTCTCCTGAGTGCTGGCCCTCCAGGGAGTGGCGTCCTCACTAAAGGAGCAATTAGTCTTCGTTTATGCCTGTGCTGAGAATCATGTTTGTCTCCCAGGTGTGTTAATTTTCCTCTGTTTGGGAGAGTCACCTTGCAGGCTGGGAAACTCAGAATGTAACACAGCTTTCAAGCAGTTCACGAACAACAATCCAATCACCGCCACCGGCATCATGAGGCTCAGCAGCAGCAGGTGCATCCCCAGCAGCATCGTCCTCAGTCTCCTCTTCATCGTCATCATCACTGTCATCACCGTCATCATTTTTATCACACCATCAACATGACCAGTTACCTACCATTGTGGTTCTTACTCACTGTGTTGGGGAAAGGAAGGCTATGGGCCAGTGACCCAATATAAGTGGTGTGGGGTTTTCGTGGAATTTGCTAACATGTTTTGAAGGCTCTTATTTTGTGGTTTGGAATGAGAAAGGAGCCCCCACACTTGCCTTGAATATTGCACCTGCATTCTACTCTTTTTCTCACTGAAGGCTTTGCTTCCCAGTAATGGTTGTAGGAACTCTGGTTCCTATTCCCAAGCTGCTTTGCGTTTGACGCTAAAGGCTCCTTCCCATACTCCTACCCTAGGCTCCTACCCTGGAGTTTTTCTAAGCTGCTTCATCTCTCTTTTATCCTTCTGAAAAGCTCCAGAGTGCATGGCAGGGTAAGGAAGTGTAAGGGGTTTGAACTTTGAAAGCTGTAGTTGAAAGATCAGGAATGTTTGTAGCCGCTTTCCAATTTATGATTTCTGAGAAACTGATTATACAAACCCATATGAAAAGATCATGTGTGGGCTGTAATTCTTACCCACAACCTCTGTCGAAACTGACCCAGGAAACCAAAGCACAGCCTCTGAAATAATCACTCCAGACTGGTTAGGACTTGGTTGTTGACTTCCAGCTTCCCTAATTTTTGTCCTTGCTTCCAGTTTGGGACCAATCAGAGAAAGCCACATGCTTCCCAGTCCAACCACACAGGGAGCCCTGCCTCTAGTTAGCTCACTTCAGCTTCCCAAAGCCAACCAGCCCCTGTGAGAGCAACCCGAAGTCCCCCTTCTCCCCCACTCCCCTGCCTGCTTGGGGGTGTCCACCACAGCCGGTGGCAAGCTCTGAATAAGCAGCCTTTGCTTATTCTCACTTGGGGCCTTTGCTTATCCCACACTTTGGACAGTCActtagcttcatttttttttgtacataGTATTTAGATGATCTCACAAGATTCTGAGCATTGATTGATATTGAGTTGTAAgatgctcttttctttcttgaaaaagAACCTCTTTATtggaggtatgattgacatacaaggAGGAgtgaatatttaatatatataacttGATAATGGTGGTTATATATAGGCCCGTGTAGCCATCACCAGAATCAATGCCATAAACATGCATCTCATCTTAAGTTTTCTCAtgccttccattaaaaaaattctttaggGATAATAACACTAGATTTACACTGTagtaaaattttaagtatgtatTATAGTGTATTATACTATAAGCAAAAAATGACAGAAACCCTTTGAACTCTAGGCTGAATGTACTACTCAAAGGACATGTTAAGATGCTTCATGTGTACATGTGCTTTATCTCAATATGAAAAATGTAACAGAAGGTTATGAAATATGTACTCATATAATGATGATATAATATGTACTCACTTAATATCTTTTCCACCCTCCTTGTAGTCACACTCAACATgttcagttgtaaaataaatatgtcacAGTATGAATGGTACAGAATGGGGAATACAGTCaacaatattataataacttGTGGTGATATTTGTGAAgcacatttatcatggtgagcattgtgtaatgtatataaatattgaatcatgatgttatacacctgaaactattataatattatCTGTATTGCTTGAAGGTTTCAGCCTTGAGAAGTttattatggattcagtgagatcaagAAATGACAACGGAATGTTCTTGGAGGAAAAgagtttatacctggctttatccTCACGGCTGTAGGTCAAGGACTGAAATCATAACTGCATCTAGCAGActgcaggtctataatccacctccatctctaccttcacccagagcactgggcagagctctttatatagtggctcagtcaataatagcttattgccagcAGGTGTGGCCTAGCAGGggaccaattacatcatcaagtagtctGAGGtcgggtgaggatcctggccataggaatttccaTTTCCTCACATATCTCAactatatttcaagaaaaaatgtaaaaattagatATCCCAGATTCAGTTGTAGCTAGAGCCAGGGGATGTCAATTATTTTTGActaattaaatgcatttttgtgaCATTTGAATTGTGAGACTGAGGTGGTTCTCACATTTCACTGTGTTCCAGAATCACCTGACGGTTTAttaaacacagattgctgggccttCCTCACTAATGAGAAGGTCTGGAGAAGGGCctgaaatgtgcatttctaataagtttcCAGGGGAGGCTCATCCTAGGATTCTGTTATTTACGTGCTGTGAGAGTGTCAGAGGAAATTCTCACGGTGGTGGCAGTGACAGCAGCAGCTGGAGTTCCTGACCTCTAGGACATATCCAGTGTGGAGTCACTTTGGGGCTCCCTCACTCCTTCTGCAGACATTCTAAAAACTTTACACAAGAGATTTCCTGTAATAAATACCTTTCTACTTGAGAAAACTAGAGTGATTTCTGTTGGCCATAATAAACCACTGCTTGATACAATACTGTACTATACCAAACATAACTACAAGTGACAAGAGGATACATCCTTTACCCTAcatcagtgtcttgccaatgggtttcagccctgggaaagttactatggattcaatgggACCAAAGACATGACAGTGGAACATTGtcggggtaaaagggtttatacccaactttatttccatggtggcaggtcaatcactagaatcccttcCACTAAGAGctagtctgcatacagcaagacAGTCTCTGCTTcttggcctctctgcctccaaagccatctcagtctctgtcctcagtgctgccaccaccccagtctCATCtgtgctctcctgtagccttgcagttgtgccaccatgtcactgcacagagcactgggcagagctctttatatggagtcaataatgatgtattgcccacacatgtgtagtgagccagccaaccagggccaggtgagaattctggccataggaaccctcactttatccacaatcagTCTGCTGAGTCTCAAACCAGTATCTGTGATATTGTTATGAACAACGGGAGCAGTAGAAACTATCCATGTGATTGGACTTACCAAGTGGAGTTGGCAAGAGATCTGTCAGGATTAAAGCAGGACTAGAGACTTTGAAGCATCATGTGATATGAACGACCAGTCCTCCTGCTTATTTGGGACTTGAGATCTCAGGATGTGCCTTGGGAGAGTGCCAGGTGTAGAGGGTCAAGCTGGTCCCTTTCATTGGTTACCTTAGGAGTAAGTTGCCCTTAAAGGGATAGAGTTTAGGGTGTCAGATAAAGGGAGGGATCTAAGAATTCATTACCTGTGTGTATTTGAAATCTGAAGAGTAGAGCTCTGTCATATTGAATAGGCTGTTCCAAGGCCATGTCATCCTGAGCCAAGGGGATATAGGGTGAGAGCCAAGAGTGGAGGCTGTGGAGTCACATACAGTCAGATTTGAATCCCACTGTGTTTGTGATCTATGTGACCTCGAGCAAGTTACTAAACCAAGTTTCCATACCTttgaaatggggataaaaatggtATCTACCTGTTGTGAGgtgtaagtgaaaaaaatgagcATGAAGCATTTGGAGGAGTTCATAATACTTGTCACGCTAGCATTATTATTGTTGCTAAGGAAATTACATAAAGGGATCAGGTAGGCGCACTTGTGGGGGAAAAGGTAACAGGGCTAGAAGAGAGGAGAAGGCGAAGTCTGGATGAGAAAGGGATTGCGATCATTTCCTAGTGACCTTTGCATTCACCTCTCTTTGCCTTGTGCACTCCTGGGTgcaaaaaaataagaattggGTTGAGTAATCATTTCTATATAGAAGGTAAGTAAATACTGAATGTCTTTCTAAGTCAATGatgaaagtttaaaatttatgttaaattacatacaagatagtaaatatttaccaAAGGACTTGGGTTAGTGAAAATcccaagggaaggaaaaaaacttgaaatcattgcttttcaaagaaaaatggaagtgtgGGGTAGGGGGGAAGGAAGACAACAGGAGGGATGGAGGCATTCTCCCAACCAAGGAGGGAAGGGGCTGCTGCCCATCATGGATGTGGGGGCAGCATTCAGAGGGCTTACCTCGTGTATTTATAAGAACTTACAGTTCACGCTGAGaaagaatattaacatttaaCTCAGAAACACTTTTCTCCTGAGTGTTCTTTGCACGGCAGCCTTTACCTCCTTATTCCTCAAGCTGTAGATCAGTGGGTTGAGCATGGGGATGACTGTGGTGTAGAACACGGAGGCCACGTTCTCCTGGGCCAGGGAGTTGGCAGTCGAGGGCTTTAAGTACACGAATGTACCAGATCCATACATCAAGCCCACCGCTGCCAGGTGGGAGCTGCAGGTACTGAAGGCTTTGGACCTTCCCTCTGTGGTGCTGATGCGGAGGATGCTGGAGAGGATGAAGACGTAGGAAACCAGGACAGGTAAACTGGTGGCTATGGTGTTGAATCCAGCCACACAGAAGACTATCATCTCAATACCATACATGCGAGAGCAGGAGAGCTTCATGAGGGGGACGATGTCACAGAAATAGTGACTGAGGAGGAGCTCACAGTAGGACAATTTTAACATGAGGACAGTCCCTATTGTTGAGTCAATGAGCCCAGCGGCATAAACCACAGCCACCAGCAGGGAGCAGACTTGATGAGACATGATGACGTTGTAAAGCAAAGGTCTGCAGATGgcgacatagcggtcataggccatcacggtCAGCATGTAACACTCAGCAATGACAAACACAAGGAAGAAGGAGAGCTGTGACATGCACCCTGCATAGGAGATGACGTTCTTCTCTGACACAAAGTTCACCAGCATTTTAGGAGTAATGATGGAGGaatagcagagatctatgagggacaggttgctgaggaagtagtacatgggggtgtgcagCTGAGCATTCAGCCAGATCAGTGTGAACATGCCCAGGTTCCCGACCACGGTGACCGAGTAGATggccaggaagaggaggaagaggggcagcTGGAGCTCTGGTCTGCTCGCGAGCCCCCCCAGGATGAACTCTGTCACTGCCGAGTGATTTTGTGTTGCCATCTGCTTTCTTGGTtttggagccctgtggggaggagagaggagaaccCCATGTAAGGCTTCCCCTTGGTCTTCTTGGAAACCCTATTCTGAGTATTTGGGAACAGCTGTGTGTTCCTGGGCTCCTTGCTTAtccatctcttcctcttcctgctgTACTGGGAGGAAGGCCAGTCCTTGGTTATTTCAAAGATGGTATTGTTAAGATAAATAAGGGGTTTTATCTGGAACTTTTCTCACGTTTATGTTTCTCAGATATCCTGTGTAGGGGATCTTAAGATGCAgttcctggaccagcagcatcagcttcACCTGGAGATGTTAGAGATGCAAAGTCTCAGACGTCACCCAGGACCTGCCACATCAGGAACCCTGGGGATGGGGCCCAGCAGTCCGGGCCTAACTGCCTCTGCAGGTGATGCTTATGGTGTGCTAATGTTAGAGAACATTTGAGAACTCTGTCCTATAGGTAATAAGTagcatatttcatattttct
This portion of the Manis javanica isolate MJ-LG chromosome 6, MJ_LKY, whole genome shotgun sequence genome encodes:
- the LOC118968823 gene encoding olfactory receptor 8A1-like, with translation MAAQNHSAVTEFILGGLTSRPELQLPLFLLFLAIYSVTVVGNLGMFTLIWLNAQLHTPMYYFLSNLSLVDLCYSSVITPKMLVNFVSEKNVISYAGCMSQLSFFLVFVVAEGYMLTVMAYDRYVAICRPLLYNIIMSHQVCSLLVAVVYAAGLIDSTIGTVLMLKLSYCELLVRHYFCEILPLMKLSCSSTFDVQMTLFCLAGFNIIATSLPVLVSYALILSNILHISTTEGRSKAFSTCSSHLAAVGLFYGSTAFMYLKPSTANSLAQENVASVFYTTVIPMLNPLIYSLRNKEVKAAMQRTLRRKVI
- the LOC140850226 gene encoding olfactory receptor 8A1-like encodes the protein MATQNHSAVTEFILGGLASRPELQLPLFLLFLAIYSVTVVGNLGMFTLIWLNAQLHTPMYYFLSNLSLIDLCYSSIITPKMLVNFVSEKNVISYAGCMSQLSFFLVFVIAECYMLTVMAYDRYVAICRPLLYNVIMSHQVCSLLVAVVYAAGLIDSTIGTVLMLKLSYCELLLSHYFCDIVPLMKLSCSRMYGIEMIVFCVAGFNTIATSLPVLVSYVFILSSILRISTTEGRSKAFSTCSSHLAAVGLMYGSGTFVYLKPSTANSLAQENVASVFYTTVIPMLNPLIYSLRNKEVKAAVQRTLRRKVFLS